A single window of Gadus morhua chromosome 22, gadMor3.0, whole genome shotgun sequence DNA harbors:
- the LOC115535221 gene encoding polypeptide N-acetylgalactosaminyltransferase 15-like, giving the protein MRCWVRTRAIRRQILCLWFLLLGLALVTLGLLDLASPDPTLPKDKHPPRHPFGRAPETPDLEVIVDSRDPAPDRDVALSPLTSLQEEELLFVASSAQGSKTPRPLKRGPYKMIMRGKNTDRPTVPASTTNDSVEDTKTPQLDDLRGGDEGTKTTMMALRRTWPESRHPACVGEQYSESLPSTSVVICFQEEARATLLRTVHNVLDTVPKEYLSEILLVDDFQNEPLGSDLSEYIALLDGVRLVQSPGHLGTAQCRSLGASEAVGEVLVFMDAHCECQEDWLEPLLERVAQDRTRVVSPVMDLIDWHTFQYNATRWPVRGVFDWRLDFHWESYPQPQALDKDSVVQPVSSPVLGGEVLAVDRHFFLSVGGYDPDMLLRGAEQIELSIRVWSCGGSLEVVPCSRVACLDHPPPHTPPDHELLQKNKIRLADSWMDAYGKIFYRRDPLAHFISQSESPNITERVRLKESLGCRDFHWFLSTVYPQLYIPQDRPGLSGELYNVGTGSCADLPGERTLQNGTMSIAPCSGTGKQLCELNSQGEVRWGAAGDLCFDGRGERITLAPCPSHQPTQGQLQWRFLKLSGQLVHMQSQLCVEATRDDGSSQGVSGLFLRPCIRHPRQQWHFEQLVAP; this is encoded by the exons ATGCGGTGCTGGGTCAGAACTAGAGCCATCCGCAGGCAGATTCTGTGTCTTTGGTTTCTGCTGCTCGGTCTCGCTCTGGTAACGCTTGGCCTTTTGGACCTGGCCTCCCCAGACCCGACCCTTCCAAAAGATAAACACCCTCCACGCCACCCGTTCGGACGGGCACCGGAGACCCCCGACCTGGAGGTTATTGTGGATTCCCGAGACCCTGCACCGGACCGGGATGTCGCTCTCTCGCCCCTCACTTCTCTTCAAGAGGAGGAACTTTTATTCGTCGCATCTTCGGCTCAAGGGAGCAAGACCCCGAGACCCCTGAAAAGGGGGCCATACAAGATGATAATGCGGGGGAAGAATACGGATAGGCCTACTGTTCCGGCGTCCACGACGAACGATAGTGTGGAAGATACGAAAACGCCTCAGTTGGATGATCTGAGAGGGGGTGATGAAGGGACGAAAACAACGATGATGGCATTGCGTCGCACCTGGCCCGAGTCGCGCCATCCTGC GTGCGTTGGCGAGCAGTACAGCGAGTCGCTGCCGTCCACCAGCGTGGTGATCTGTTTCCAGGAAGAGGCTCGGGCCACCCTGCTACGGACCGTGCACAACGTGCTCGACACCGTGCCCAAGGAGTATCTGAGCGAGATTCTGCTGGTGGATGACTTTCAAAATG AACCACTGGGGAGTGATTTGAGTGAGTACATAGCGCTCCTGGACGGGGTGCGCTTGGTTCAAAGCCCGGGGCATCTGGGCACTGCACAGTGCCGTTCTCTGGGGGCGTCCGAGGCCGTGGGCGAGGTCCTGGTGTTCATGGACGCCCACTGCGAGTGTCAGGAGGACTGGCTGGAGCCGCTGCTGGAGAGGGTGGCCCAGgacag GACTCGTGTCGTGTCTCCCGTTATGGATTTGATAGACTGGCACACCTTCCAGTACAACGCCACCCGGTGGCCAGTTAGGGGAGTGTTTGACTGGAGACTGGACTTTCACTGGGAATCATACCCACAACCTCAAGCTTTAGACAAAGACTCAGTTGTTCAACCGGTCAG CAGTCCAGTTTTGGGAGGTGAAGTCCTGGCCGTGGACAGACACTTCTTCCTGAGTGTTGGAGGATATGACCCGGACATGCTGCTGAGGGGGGCGGAGCAGATTGAACTGTCAATCAGG GTGTGGTCGTGCGGGGGGTCCTTGGAGGTGGTTCCCTGCTCCCGTGTGGCCTGCCTggaccaccccccaccccacacgcCCCCCGACCACGAGCTACTGCAGAAGAACAAGATCCGCCTGGCTGACAGCTGGATGGACGCGTACGGGAAGATCTTCTACCGCAGAGACCCGCTGGCGCACTTCATCAgtcag TCGGAGAGTCCTAACATCACGGAGCGGGTCAGGCTCAAGGAGAGCCTTGGCTGCAGGGACTTCCACTGGTTCTTGTCTACGGTCTACCCTCAGCTCTACATACCCCAGGACAGACCAGGGCTGTCTGGAGAG CTGTACAACGTTGGCACTGGCTCCTGTGCAGATCTCCCTGGGGAGAGGACTCTTCAGAATGGGACCATGAGCATAGCCCCATGCAGTGGCACAGGCAAACAG CTCTGTGAGCTGAACTCCCAGGGGGAGGTGCGATGGGGAGCGGCCGGGGACCTGTGTTTTGacggcaggggggagaggattACCCTGGCCCCCTGCCCCAGCCACCAGCCCACCCAAGGCCAACTCCAGTGGAGGTTCCTGAAG CTGAGCGGACAGCTAGTCCACATGCAGTCCCAACTCTGCGTGGAGGCTACGAGAGATGACGGATCTTCACAGGGGGTCAGCGGCCTCTTCCTTCGCCCCTGCATTCGTCACCCCCGGCAACAGTGGCACTTTGAGCAGTTGGTGGCCCCCTGA